In Pseudobythopirellula maris, a single window of DNA contains:
- a CDS encoding glycosyltransferase family 2 protein has protein sequence MHVSVVVPIYNERDNVEPLCDALRNSLGPSAHDYELILVDDGSTDGTRERLRGLAAEREEVRLVELRRNYGQTAAMSAGLEFACRPGLPEGAVVTIDGDLQNDPADIPLVVDKLAEGYGMVHGWRRNRQDKWLSRKLPSLLANRLISWSTGFKCRDLGCTLKAIRRDIAADLRLYGEMHRFIPIMVHWHGARCTEIPTHHHPRLHGESKYGIGRTFGVLMDLVTIVYLTRFSQNPMRLFGGLGAVATLLGGAMGVVSLAMKLFGGADLTGNPLLYAGCFAGLAGLQLLLMGMIAEMASRTLYESQGSRPYAIESTAGFGAQEPLPGRAAA, from the coding sequence GTGCACGTCTCCGTCGTCGTCCCGATTTACAACGAGCGCGACAACGTCGAGCCGCTCTGCGACGCGCTGCGCAACTCGCTCGGCCCCAGCGCGCACGACTACGAGCTGATCCTCGTGGACGACGGCTCGACGGACGGCACGCGCGAGCGGCTCCGTGGGCTCGCCGCCGAACGCGAAGAAGTCCGGCTCGTCGAGCTGCGCCGCAACTACGGCCAGACCGCTGCGATGAGCGCGGGGCTCGAGTTCGCCTGCCGCCCCGGCTTGCCCGAGGGCGCCGTCGTGACGATCGACGGCGACCTGCAGAACGATCCGGCCGACATCCCGCTGGTGGTCGACAAGCTCGCGGAAGGTTACGGCATGGTCCACGGCTGGCGCCGCAACCGGCAAGACAAGTGGCTCAGCCGCAAGCTGCCGTCGCTGCTGGCGAACCGCTTGATCTCGTGGTCCACGGGCTTCAAGTGCCGCGACCTGGGTTGCACACTCAAGGCGATCCGCCGCGACATCGCCGCCGACCTGCGTCTCTACGGCGAGATGCACCGCTTCATCCCGATCATGGTCCACTGGCACGGCGCCCGCTGCACCGAGATACCCACCCACCATCACCCGCGTTTGCACGGCGAATCGAAGTACGGCATCGGCCGCACGTTCGGCGTGCTGATGGACCTCGTGACGATCGTCTATCTCACGCGGTTCTCGCAGAACCCGATGCGGCTGTTCGGCGGCTTGGGGGCCGTGGCGACGCTGCTGGGCGGAGCGATGGGCGTGGTTTCGCTCGCGATGAAGCTCTTCGGCGGCGCCGACCTGACGGGCAACCCGCTGCTCTACGCCGGCTGCTTCGCCGGCCTCGCCGGGTTGCAGCTGCTGCTGATGGGCATGATCGCCGAGATGGCGTCGCGCACGCTGTACGAGAGCCAAGGCTCACGTCCGTACGCGATCGAGTCGACCGCGGGCTTCGGCGCGCAAGAGCCGCTCCCCGGCCGCGCCGCCGCCTAA
- a CDS encoding M1 family aminopeptidase, producing the protein MTLLSTIKHLTLLPLFASLLATSAAAYEEQCVCHFCQLAAQSASQSQADEEEPSPAPRRYAPDRLVDVLRIRIDVTPDFRERTLAAKTTIEFAPIAKPLGVLRLDAVDLSVESLTAEGAEVETYANDDREITIVFAEPVAVGQRASVTIAYTAEPKRGFYFRTPELGYPAEDEHVWTQGQTHEARHWFPCLDYPNERSATEVICRVPPSMTVVSNGRLAGEGIDGATGLKAVHWVQEKPHAAYLVCLAAGRFEKLEKTAGDVPLAFYTQPSLVEHAANSFEDSDKIISFFEREIGVDYPWDKYDQVTIRDFNSGGMENTSITTLTHRTIFTAATENIYTSRRLDAHEAAHQWFGDYVTCRDWSHLWLNEGFATYYAHLYEGEKYGRDALHYGLLRDADRSIFPQSSDTRPIVTREYENAWDQFDFRNYPKASWVLHMLRSRLGEKTYRAAIKNYLERYALTSVVTEDLVRELESASGLALGRFFDQWVYHGGHPVLRVKYKWLAKEKLAHVTVEQKQTTGDAVLLFRLPTKLRFVVQGDPVGRVVDHDIVIKDAKHDFYVALPKEPAVVRFDPEFTLLADVTFDKPQKLRERQLTQETDAIGRVLAAKRLGGKDNRKAVAALKRALGEDPFYGVRIAAAESLAETDTDAAFEALVASRRQGDARVRLAVVESIARCYRAEAVDRLIETVKTEPNPLIVAAAVRGLGQYTGAKAKGAVADALRRESFFNEIAAAAITAMGQQSNEETADAMFATLREREKEFSERQMRDLAVALAQVWKDRDDRSQVRLYLETMLRHVSQARRRAAAAALGELGDPASLPVLERLARAEDDRLAATAAASVKQLTEKTPAVPKEVQRLRESLRELSDDQAELSEKLEQLESKSEAG; encoded by the coding sequence ATGACGCTCCTAAGCACGATCAAGCATCTCACCCTCTTGCCGCTTTTCGCTAGCTTGCTCGCCACGAGCGCCGCGGCGTACGAGGAGCAATGCGTTTGTCACTTCTGTCAGCTGGCCGCCCAAAGCGCTTCGCAATCGCAAGCCGACGAAGAAGAGCCGTCGCCCGCGCCGCGGCGGTACGCTCCCGATCGGCTGGTCGACGTGCTGCGTATCCGTATCGACGTGACGCCCGATTTCCGCGAGCGGACACTCGCGGCTAAGACGACCATCGAGTTCGCCCCGATCGCCAAACCGCTCGGCGTGCTCCGCCTCGACGCGGTCGATCTCAGCGTGGAGAGCCTCACCGCCGAGGGCGCCGAGGTCGAGACCTACGCCAACGACGACCGTGAGATCACGATCGTGTTCGCCGAGCCGGTCGCCGTGGGGCAGCGGGCGTCGGTCACGATCGCCTACACGGCCGAGCCGAAGCGCGGCTTCTACTTCCGCACGCCGGAGCTTGGCTACCCGGCCGAGGACGAGCACGTTTGGACCCAAGGCCAAACGCACGAGGCGCGGCACTGGTTCCCGTGCCTCGATTACCCGAACGAGCGGTCGGCCACCGAGGTGATCTGCCGCGTGCCTCCCAGCATGACGGTCGTGTCGAACGGCCGACTGGCGGGCGAGGGGATCGACGGCGCCACGGGCCTCAAGGCGGTCCACTGGGTTCAGGAGAAGCCACACGCGGCGTACCTCGTCTGCCTGGCGGCGGGGCGTTTCGAGAAACTCGAGAAGACGGCGGGCGACGTGCCGCTGGCGTTCTACACCCAGCCGTCGCTGGTGGAGCACGCCGCCAATTCGTTTGAGGACAGCGACAAGATCATCTCGTTCTTCGAGCGTGAGATCGGCGTCGACTACCCGTGGGACAAGTACGACCAGGTGACGATCCGCGACTTCAACTCGGGCGGCATGGAGAACACGTCGATCACGACGCTCACCCACCGCACGATCTTCACGGCGGCAACGGAGAACATCTACACGAGCCGCCGGCTCGACGCCCACGAGGCGGCGCACCAATGGTTTGGCGACTACGTCACGTGCCGCGACTGGAGCCACCTGTGGCTCAACGAGGGTTTTGCGACCTACTACGCCCACCTCTACGAGGGCGAGAAGTACGGCCGCGACGCGTTGCACTACGGGTTGCTGCGCGACGCCGACCGCAGCATCTTCCCCCAGTCGTCCGACACCCGACCGATCGTCACGCGCGAGTACGAGAACGCCTGGGACCAGTTCGACTTCCGCAACTACCCCAAGGCGAGCTGGGTGTTGCACATGCTGCGTTCACGGCTCGGTGAAAAGACGTACCGCGCGGCGATCAAGAACTACCTCGAGCGCTACGCGCTCACCAGCGTGGTGACCGAAGACCTGGTCCGCGAACTCGAGTCCGCCTCGGGCCTTGCGCTCGGGCGGTTCTTCGACCAGTGGGTGTACCACGGCGGGCACCCCGTGCTGAGAGTGAAATACAAATGGCTCGCCAAGGAGAAGCTCGCCCATGTGACCGTCGAGCAGAAGCAAACCACGGGCGACGCCGTGCTGCTGTTCCGCCTGCCGACCAAGCTGCGGTTCGTCGTCCAGGGCGACCCGGTCGGCCGCGTGGTGGACCACGACATCGTCATCAAGGACGCGAAACACGATTTCTATGTCGCGTTGCCAAAGGAGCCGGCCGTCGTGCGGTTCGACCCGGAGTTCACGCTGCTGGCGGACGTGACGTTCGACAAGCCCCAGAAGCTCCGCGAGCGGCAGCTCACGCAGGAGACCGACGCGATCGGCCGGGTGCTCGCCGCCAAGCGGCTCGGGGGCAAGGACAACCGCAAGGCGGTCGCCGCGCTGAAGAGGGCGCTCGGCGAGGACCCGTTCTACGGGGTCCGCATCGCGGCGGCCGAGTCGCTGGCCGAAACCGACACGGACGCGGCTTTCGAGGCGCTCGTCGCTTCGCGACGCCAGGGCGACGCGCGGGTGCGTCTGGCCGTGGTCGAATCGATCGCCCGCTGCTACCGCGCCGAGGCGGTTGACCGGCTCATCGAAACGGTAAAGACCGAGCCGAACCCGCTCATCGTGGCCGCCGCGGTGCGTGGCCTGGGGCAGTACACCGGCGCGAAGGCGAAGGGGGCCGTCGCCGACGCCTTGCGACGCGAGTCGTTCTTCAACGAGATCGCCGCCGCGGCGATCACCGCGATGGGCCAGCAGTCCAACGAAGAGACCGCCGACGCGATGTTCGCCACGCTCCGCGAGCGTGAGAAGGAATTCTCCGAGCGACAGATGCGAGACTTGGCCGTGGCGCTCGCCCAGGTTTGGAAAGATCGCGACGACCGTTCGCAGGTGCGGCTCTACCTGGAGACAATGCTCAGGCACGTGAGCCAGGCGCGTCGCCGCGCGGCGGCGGCGGCGCTCGGCGAGCTGGGCGACCCGGCTTCGCTGCCGGTGCTGGAGCGGTTGGCCCGCGCCGAAGACGACCGCCTGGCGGCGACGGCCGCGGCCTCGGTCAAGCAACTCACCGAAAAGACGCCCGCCGTCCCCAAGGAGGTGCAGCGACTCAGAGAAAGCCTCCGCGAACTGAGCGACGACCAGGCCGAGCTCAGCGAGAAGCTAGAACAGCTCGAATCCAAGAGCGAAGCGGGTTAA
- a CDS encoding NAD-dependent epimerase/dehydratase family protein codes for MKHLITGAAGFIGAALSERLLSRGDEVVGADNINDYYDPALKHARLERLAAYPAFRFERSELADPHATAELFDPAKGCGGNYDTVVHLAAQAGVRYSIDEPHAYADSNLTAWLNVLQGCRHGQPERVVYASSSSVYGSRDTIGAGAGEPFAETDCVTRPASFYAATKMAGELMAHSYADLFGLDVAATRFFTVYGPWGRPDMALLKFTQAIHAGEPIPLFNAGKMHRDFTYIDDIVDGLEKLVDGVGSQGPGFREYNLGNGDPMPLGDLVSAIEKALGKPAKRNLLPMQAGDVPYTYADISKARRELGFEPKTLLDDGVARFVDWWLGYTGVSAPQRRAA; via the coding sequence ATGAAGCATCTCATCACCGGCGCGGCCGGATTCATTGGCGCCGCCCTGTCCGAGCGTCTGCTCAGCCGCGGCGACGAGGTTGTTGGCGCCGACAACATCAACGACTACTACGACCCGGCCCTCAAGCACGCCCGGCTCGAGCGGCTCGCCGCTTACCCGGCGTTTCGCTTTGAGCGCAGCGAGCTCGCCGACCCGCACGCCACGGCCGAGCTGTTCGATCCAGCCAAGGGATGCGGCGGCAACTACGACACGGTCGTCCACCTCGCGGCGCAGGCCGGGGTGCGCTACTCGATCGACGAGCCGCACGCCTACGCCGACAGCAACCTGACGGCGTGGCTCAACGTGCTGCAAGGCTGCCGCCACGGCCAGCCGGAGCGGGTGGTCTACGCCTCGTCGAGTTCGGTTTACGGGTCACGCGACACGATCGGCGCGGGCGCCGGCGAGCCGTTCGCCGAGACGGACTGCGTCACCCGGCCGGCGAGCTTTTACGCCGCCACGAAGATGGCGGGCGAGCTGATGGCCCACAGCTACGCCGACCTGTTCGGCTTGGACGTCGCCGCCACGCGGTTCTTCACCGTGTACGGCCCGTGGGGCCGGCCCGACATGGCGCTGCTGAAGTTCACCCAGGCGATTCACGCGGGCGAGCCGATCCCGCTGTTCAACGCCGGCAAGATGCACCGCGACTTCACGTACATCGACGACATCGTCGACGGCCTGGAGAAGCTGGTCGACGGCGTCGGCTCCCAGGGACCCGGCTTCCGCGAGTACAACCTCGGCAACGGCGACCCGATGCCGCTCGGCGACCTGGTGTCGGCGATCGAGAAGGCGCTCGGCAAACCGGCCAAGCGCAACTTGCTGCCGATGCAGGCGGGCGACGTGCCTTACACTTACGCCGACATCAGCAAAGCGCGGCGCGAACTCGGCTTCGAGCCGAAGACGCTGCTCGATGACGGCGTGGCTCGATTCGTCGACTGGTGGCTCGGCTACACGGGCGTCTCGGCGCCGCAACGGCGGGCGGCCTAA